The nucleotide sequence AGTGGGATAACAGGGGTTCACACAGGACTGGAGGAGAAGGGACACATTTGGCATTGAGGCTCACTTTTGGAAAGGGAAGACAGCTTATCATATCAAATCCAGTCCCATGTTTGTGCAGATCACAAAGAACAGCACTGAGTTTGAGTCaggtgggtttgttttccagtttaCAGAATGCAGTCTTgcccttctttttttaaaaaaacatagaaaagaacaaaaaaaattaatataaatatcaTATATAcaatttaggggaaaaaaaagagaaagaaaataaaagaaaaaacttccagAAAAAGTTTTCCCTCTGGGTCTAGAATTAGGAGTGACAGCAGAGAGGACAAAGCTTTGCATTAAGGGCAGTATGTCATGTAACAAAAACAGCTCAAGTTTTGGGAGCCACCAGAAACACCCATGAGCACGGCAGAGGGGAGAAGGAAACTCAGGCAGCACAAGAAAAGCTTTGGGGCAGGGGGCAGGCAGTAGGAGGAGGGCAGAGAACAGATGATATGGCCATGAACTTGGAAGGCCCACAGCAGTATTCAAGTAATGGGAGGGTTAAAACCCTAATGAGGcgtttgttttaaaagaacacTGGCTTTGGGGGTAGAGGTgaatgcagcagctcctggaggagctctgcctcacctcagcacagagcagagagctctgtgTGCCCCATGGCAGATGGGAGTGCTGGTCTTGGTGCTGCCCAGGGTTATTAGAACTCATCCACTGGGAAGATTTACCCCTGTGTGCTCCTTATGAGGAAGCATCAGCTGAACTGAGCCCAGGGCATTTGTCCTGAAGCAGCTTTGTGAGGGATCTGTCAGCATGGTGGAGTTCCAGtttgcagaataaaataaaggcCAAACAAAGGGACCTTGGCACAACCTTCACATTTACAGGGGCTCTCACCCCACCAACTGCTCAGCACCATTTCAAGGCAGGGGGAAAATTCAAGTTAGGAGCTAGGATCTGGTTGTAAGCAAAACTCCACCTTGCCAAAGCAAGCCAACGTCAATTTTCTCATGATAAAGgtgttcttttaaaacaaactaacaacaaaaaaaagaacatttgagGTTATCCGagttaaacttaaaaaaaacccaaacagtcCTGCAGTCAGAGTCACACACAGAAGAACCAACCCACACCTACATGCGCCAGGAACAGTAAAATGacaatatatataaaattaaccAATAAAGTGCATGTTCCTTATATTACACCTGCCCCTTGCGTGAAAGCCACACCACAGGTTCTGGGTAAGAAATCACAGCCAAGGGCCCAGGATCACATCGTGTTGTAGAGGGGATTGGTTGTCCGCTTTTTGTCATTGGTCTTTTTGAGCCTCCTCAGAGGGTGAGTTCTCCCGTGCTGCTGCCGTGGGGTGACAGCCAGAGCTTGAGATGGAGACAAGGAGTCCAGGACCTGCACCTGGAGCAGCGGAGGGCCCTCCCCGGAGCTAGTCCACGTTGGATCAGTGCTGGAACACAAACTctgctggctggagctgcactcTTTGGCGTACTGAGCCAGCGGCCTCTCCACCGGCTTGCTCTGGGCAATGCACTCGGCTGTTCTGAGCTGTTCCACAAAATGCTTAGTGGGCTCTGGGGAGGAGAGGCGATGCTTCCCACACGAGCTCTCCGAGCCCCTCTCCAACCTCCCCCCACAAACGCCTCGACCGACGGCAACGCAGGTGAGAAGCACTGGGTTGGCATTGGAAGAGGCCGACTCCTTGTCGCGTAAGTCGTCCTCGGAGAGGTCCAGGCAGTCCAGTTTGGCCAGGGACGCTGAGCGCTTCATGTGGCAGGGCCTGGTGAGCCCTGCGTGCCGGATCCGAGCCTCTATCTCCTTCGCCCGCTGCTTGACcggcctggggctgctggagcgCTCCTCCACgctgaggctgctggagctgtgaggGAGGCTGTAACACAGGAACGAGATGTCCAGAAGGTCCATGTTTTCAGCACGCTGCCTAGTGAAGTTCTCGCTGCTCAGCTGCCTGGAGATGCCAGCACTGCCCCcgcagagaggtttgggaccGTCCCTGAATGGGAGAGTGGCATCTCCCTCGGTGCCGCACGGCGTGACCGGCTCATCGTCTGTACCCGTGCTCTGCTCGGTGACACCTTCCAGGTGAATGACACAGGGGTAAGGAGAGCGCTCGAGGCTGCCTGAAGGTGGACAGGTCACCGGGGCagagggagaagcagcaccGAGGTGAGCAGATGTCCCACTGCCTGCCTCGCTGGGGCTGCCCACGGTGAAGGCAGCCTGCTTGCGTACCACGTGCTCCGGCGGCGAGGGATCCACTGGAGCCTTCTCCAAGCACATCGAGGGGTTCAAGTTTTCATCTAAAGACAGGGTGGCCGTGGCCAGCCCGCCCTGCTCACAGCTTGTATCGGGGCGCTGCTCCGCAGGCTTGACCGTGAGGGTGTACTCAATGATTTCGATTCTCtttgggaggagggagggcagggatggctcCTCTGTCCCGTCAAATGAGACCACTGTCCTGTGCTcttgtgctgctccctcctgccctgggctgggctctgcaggcaggtgcctgctcacaggctgctctgcgccaggaggcagcagcagctcctcagcgCCCGGACCTTGAGCCTTGTCACCctccagaggcagctccaggggcGGCTCCTCGCTCTTCCCCCGCGGCAGGAGCTCGGCAGCAGCAGAGTCGTTCCTGGAGTTCTTGCGGGTCGGTAAAGTGCAGGCTGGGGCCGTGTGCtggtgctcctgctcctgcctcaagCGCTCCTCAAACTCCAGCGTGGCTCTGCGGACGGAGCCGGGGCACCACTTGGGCTCAGGGTGGATGGAGCCAcgaggctcctgctgctccccaccgGAGCTGCTTTCCTCCAGGTCTGATTTACCAGAAGACAGCTGCAGAGATGGGGCTTCTTCCTGCTCAGTTGGCAGAGgatccttctccttttcctgatgtccagcaCAGGCTCCTTCACTCTGTTCCAACTTTTCTGATGCCCAGATCACCTCCACTGGCAGGTCATGCACTGTGTTCCTCTTTGGTGTCTGGTTGAGATTGGCTGAACCCTCTTTCTGCTGGGCAGGTCCTGCTCCCTGGTTGATTGACTCGATCTCTGTGAtaatttccttcacagaaatggcattttctgaGTGGGATCTTGTGAGATGACCTGCACCAGGCAGCTCAGGGACCTCCTGCAACACACAAACAGGAGAATTACAAAGTGCATCAGCTATGCTGACACGGAGTAAACGGCAGCAGGTTAGAGAAAATAGAGATGCACATCCCCAAAGGAACAAAGAAGCATATGGCAGTGTGTGGAGAGAGATCACAAGAGCAGTGATCACTAATGTAGGTTTTTTACTGTCTCTGAGACTGAACTTAACATACTCCAGGCTGGAATTTCACTTAGACTAAGAACCTTAATTGCAACAAAAACCAAGGAAAaggtagcttttttttttttttttttaaatgaagaaaagtccagcaaacaaaaagaatccTAATACTGCTAAAAGTACCATTTTGAACTGAAAATGTGACAGATTCTGTTCATGTATGGAGAAGTACAGCAAAAAGGAATGACCAAGCATTGAAATGCTCTGGTTTCCCAGAGGAAAATGGCCAGGGAGGCTCCCAATCCCCACAGACACTCTCTGCCAAATCACAGGAGAGAGCACTGGCCTATTATATTTGGAAGAGCCTTATTGCCTCACATGGAGATGGAAAAGATTCAAGCAATGCAGG is from Sylvia atricapilla isolate bSylAtr1 chromosome 20, bSylAtr1.pri, whole genome shotgun sequence and encodes:
- the SSH2 gene encoding protein phosphatase Slingshot homolog 2 isoform X5, with the protein product MGHPLPGSVTGATNTQGISSSTCRPCSSCSAQKTTSDCSTCTMGLVLPLWSDTLIHLDGDGGFSVSTDNRVHIFKPVSVQAMWSALQSLHKACEVARSNNYYPGSLFLTWVSYYESHINSDQSSVNEWNAMQDVQSHRPDSPALFTDVPTERERTERLIKTKLREIMMQKDLENITSKEIRTELEMQMVCNLREFKEFIDNEMIVILGQMDSPTQIFDHVFLGSEWNASNLEDLQNRGVRYILNVTREIDNFFPGLFEYHNIRVYDEEATDLLAYWNDTYKFISKAKKNGSKCLVHCKMGVSRSASTVIAYAMKEYGWNLDRAYDYVKERRTVTKPNPSFMRQLEEYQGILLASKQRHNKLWRSHSDSDLSDHHEPICKAGLELNKKEITTSADQISEAKTNDNQQPMSPIYSAELDREQQLPEDSNMIEDVCVKERRIHLEFTCRDFHAEQMEDKLNLNNINGCTAGCCVDSVPPDNCRASEALMQLQHPLEITEFPDLTVDDLEKDALKADMNVHLVPMEEFTSCLKDFPQSPNQNSPGLQQNPQPEVTDLSTDRIDFFSALEKFVELSQESRSRTCSHSRPEEQGTGRNGVSRVPMLEVPPAADGGADARRNSPGNSPQASDDSSTDEEQQKEVPELPGAGHLTRSHSENAISVKEIITEIESINQGAGPAQQKEGSANLNQTPKRNTVHDLPVEVIWASEKLEQSEGACAGHQEKEKDPLPTEQEEAPSLQLSSGKSDLEESSSGGEQQEPRGSIHPEPKWCPGSVRRATLEFEERLRQEQEHQHTAPACTLPTRKNSRNDSAAAELLPRGKSEEPPLELPLEGDKAQGPGAEELLLPPGAEQPVSRHLPAEPSPGQEGAAQEHRTVVSFDGTEEPSLPSLLPKRIEIIEYTLTVKPAEQRPDTSCEQGGLATATLSLDENLNPSMCLEKAPVDPSPPEHVVRKQAAFTVGSPSEAGSGTSAHLGAASPSAPVTCPPSGSLERSPYPCVIHLEGVTEQSTGTDDEPVTPCGTEGDATLPFRDGPKPLCGGSAGISRQLSSENFTRQRAENMDLLDISFLCYSLPHSSSSLSVEERSSSPRPVKQRAKEIEARIRHAGLTRPCHMKRSASLAKLDCLDLSEDDLRDKESASSNANPVLLTCVAVGRGVCGGRLERGSESSCGKHRLSSPEPTKHFVEQLRTAECIAQSKPVERPLAQYAKECSSSQQSLCSSTDPTWTSSGEGPPLLQVQVLDSLSPSQALAVTPRQQHGRTHPLRRLKKTNDKKRTTNPLYNTM